GGCACGCCCATTCACATCCGTCATGTCTCGACGGCTGCGGGCGTAGATACTGTACGCCGGGCCAAGGCCGAGGGCTTGGCGGTGACCTGCGACGTCACACCCCACCATCTGACCTCGACCGAGGCCGAGTGCGCTTCGTTCGACCCCGCATGGCGGGTGGAGCCTCCGCTCAGGACGCCGACCGACCTGGATGCGCTGCGCGAGGGCCTGCTCGACGGCACCATCGACGCGATCGCCACCGACCACACACCCGTGGCGCCCGAAGACAAGGAAGAACCCTTCGACCAGGCACCGGCGGGAATGCTCGGTCTCGAGTCGGCACTGCCACTGGTGTTGGCTCTGGACCTTCCGATCGAGGTTTTGTTCGACAAGCTCAGTTGGACTCCGGGGCGGCTGGCCGGGCTGGGCAACCTGCACGACGGCCGAGTGGCCCCCGGCCGAACAGCCGACCTGGTGGTCGTAGACCCCAACCACCAGTGGCAGATCAGCGGCGCCGAGATGGCGTCGCCATGCCGAAACACGCCATATGACGGCCGGGTGGTCAACGGCCGCGCCCGTCACACAATCGCCGGTGGCATCGCCGCCGTAGTCGACTACGAGGAAACATCTTGATAACCGAAACCCAGCTAGTCCTGGCCGACGGCACGATCTTCGAGGGTGAGGCCATCGGCGCCCCCGCAGAGATCGCTTCGGGCGAGGTCGTGTTCAACACCGTGCTGTCTGGCTACCAAGAGGTCATCACCGACCCGTCCTATGCCGGGCAGATCATCACCTTCACCTACCCGCACATCGGCAACTACGGCACAGCCGGTTTCGATGACGAGGCCCGCAAGCCGTTCTGTCGTGGGGTGATCATCCGCGAGATGGCCCGTCGCCGGTCCAACTGGCGAAGCGACGACCACCTCGACGCCTTCTTGCGCAAGCACGGGGTGGCCGCAATCGGCGGGGTCGACACCAGGCGCCTCACACGCCACATCCGCGACGCCGGTGCCATGCCCGGCGCGTTCGGCACTGCCGACACCGACACACTTCTGGCCGCGGCCAGGGCCGAGACCGGCACCGCAGGTATCGACCTGGTCAGCGTCGTCACGACCGACCAGCCATACACCGTTGGCAACGGCCCCAGGAAGGTCGTGTGTTACGACCTGGGCGTCAAGTCGACGATGCTGCGTTATCTGGGCGACATTGCGACCGTCACGGTGGTTCCCGCCGACACACCCGCTGCCGAAGTGCTGGCGATGCAGCCCGATGGGGTGTTCTTGTCGAACGGACCTGGCGACCCCGAAGAGGCCGGAGCCATCGTCACCGAGCTGCCCAAGCTGATCGGGCAGGTGCCCATCTTCGGGATCTGCCTGGGCCATCAGGTGTTGTCGCTGGCCCTCGGCGGCCGCACGTTCAAGATGAAGTTCGGCCATCACGGCGGCAACGTCCCAGTGCAAGACATCCGCACCGGCAAGGTCGAGATAACCAGCCAGAACCACAACTTCGCGGTCGAGGCCGGTTCGGTTCCTGGTGTGACCGAAACCCACGTATGCCTGAACGACGGGGCGCTCGAAGGCCTGGTGGTCGACGATGCGCCGGCGTTCAGCGTTCAGTATCACCCCGAGGCCGGCCCCGGCCCCCACGACAGCCGCTATCTGTTCGACGAGTTCGCCGAACTGATGGACAGCTGGAACCCCGGCGACAAGAACGGAGCCAACTGATGCCTCGTCGCGACGACATCCAATCGATTCTCATCATCGGCTCTGGGCCCATCGTCATCGGCCAAGCGTGCGAGTTCGACTATTCGGGAACCCAGGCGTGCAGGGTGCTTCGTGAAGAGGGCTATCGGGTCATCCTGGCCAACTCGAACCCGGCCACGATCATGACCGACCCCGACTTCGCCGACGCCACCTATGTCGAACCCCTCGATGCCGAGGTGTTGACGAAGATCATCGAGAAGGAACGCCCCGACGCCGTGCTGCCCACGCTGGGCGGCCAGACGGCGCTGAACCTGGCGATGGAACTCGACCAGGCGGGGGTCTTCGAGCGCTTCGGTGTCGAGATGATCGGTGCTTCCAAGGAGGCGATCTCCACGGCCGAAGACCGCGACAACTTCAAGATCGCCATGACCGAAATCGGGCTCGAGTCGGCCCGCTCGGCGATTGCCCACGACATGGAACAGGCCCGTGCCGCAATGGAGGAGATCGGCCTGCCGATCATCATCCGGCCGGCCTACATCCTGGGCGGAAAGGGAACCGGGTTCGCCCACACCCCCGAGGAGTTCGAGAAGGTCGCAGCCCACGGCCTCGAGGCGAGCCCCATCGGCGAGATCCTGATCGAACAGTCGATCAAGGGGTGGAAGGAATACGAGCTCGAGGTCATGCGTGACCACGCGGACAACTGCGTGATCATCTGCTCGATCGAGAACGTCGATCCGATGGGTGTTCACACCGGCGACAGCATCACGGTGGCGCCGGCCCAGACCCTGTCGGATGTCGAGTACCAGCAGATGCGCGACGCCGCGTTCGCTTGTATCCGGCGCGTTGGCGTCGAGACCGGCGGCTCGAACGTGCAGTTTGCCGTGAACCCCAAGACCGGCGAGCAGATCATCATCGAGATGAACCCGCGCGTGTCGCGCAGTTCGGCGCTGGCGTCGAAGGCCACTGGCTTTCCGATCGCCAAGATCGCCGCACGCCTCGCCGTGGGATACACCCTCGACGAGATCACCAACGACATCACCGAGAAGACACCGGCCAGCTTCGAACCCAGCATCGATTATGTGGTCACCAAGATCCCTCGCTGGGCCTTCGAGAAGCTGCCCGGCGCCTCGGGTGTTCTCGGTCCCCAGATGCAGTCGGTGGGCGAGGCCATGTCGATCGGCCGGACCTTCCCCGAGAGCCTCCAGAAGGGAATCCGTTCGCTCGAGCAGGGGCGCTTCGGCCTCAACGGCGACCCGGGCGAGAACGACTATCCCGAGCTCTCCGACGACCAGTTGTTGGCCCAGGCGTGCATCCCTACGCCAGATCGCATCTTCCAGCTCGAGGTGCTCTTGCGCCGGGGAATGTCGATCGACGAAATACACGAGGCCACCGGCGTAGATCCGTGGTTCCTCGATCAGATGTCGATGATCACCGAGGAGCGGGCCGCCATCGAGCAGACCGGGTTCGACGGCATGAACCGTCGGGCATGGCGACGGGCCAAGCGGCTCGGGTTCTCCGACGTCCAGCTCGGATATCTGCTGGGCAAGACCGAGGCCGAGATCCGCGCGGCCCGCCTGGCCCAAGGAGTGAAAGCCACATTCAAGACGGTCGACACCTGCGCCGCCGAGTTCGACGCCCGCACCCCCTACCACTACTCGACCTACGAGGACGAGGACGAGGTCCGACCCGGCACCAAGCCGAGGGTGATGATCCTGGGGTCGGGCCCCAACCGCATCGGCCAGGGCATCGAGTTCGACTACTGCTGTGTTCACGCCAGCTTCACGCTGGCCGAGGCCGGCTTCGAAACCGTCATGGTCAACTGCAACCCCGAGACCGTCTCGACCGACTACGACACGAGCGATCGGCTGTACTTCGAGCCCCTCACCTACGAAGACGTGCTGAACGTGATCGAGGCCGAGGATCCGGTGGGCATCGTGGTTTCGCTGGGTGGCCAGACACCGCTGAAGCTGGCCAACGACCTGCCGCCCGAGCTGATCTTCGGGACCTCACCCGAATCGATCGACCTGGCAGAAGACCGCGAGCGGTGGAACTCGCTGTGTGCCCAGCTCGAAATTCCCCAGCCGCCCGGTGGCACGGCGGTCACCGTCGAGGAGGCCGTGGCGATCTGCGAGCGCATCGGCTACCCGGCGTTGGTGCGCCCCAGCTACGTGCTGGGCGGGCGTGCCATGACCATCGTCTACGGCGAAGACAAGCTGCGCGACGCAATGGCAGAGCTGGCCGGATTCGGGTCGTTGGGCCGCGAGGGTGGCTTGTCGGCCGACCGGCCTGTGCTGATCGACCGCTTCCTCGAAGATGCCGTCGAGGTCGACGTCGACTCGATACGCGACCGCACCGGCGATTGGGTGCTTGGCGGCATCATGGAACACGTCGAAGAAGCCGGCGTGCACAGCGGCGACTCTGCGTGTGCCATCCCGCCCCAATCTCTCAGCCGCCAGACGCTCGACGTCATCGAGGACTACGCGCGCAAGCTGGCCGAACGGCTCGAGGTCATCGGCCTTCTCAACGTGCAGTTTGCGGTCAAGCAGGGTCAGGTGTTCGTGATCGAGGCCAACCCCCGGGCCAGCCGCACCGTTCCGTTCGTTGCCAAGGCCACCGGGGTGCAGCTGGCCAAGGTCGCAGCACGGGTCATGGCGGGCGCGACGTTGGACGAGCTTCGCCAGGACGGTCTGCTAACCGATGCCATCCGCCAAGGTCATGTGGCTGTGAAGGAGGCGGTGCTGCCGTTCACACGTTTCCCCGACGTCGACACCGTCCTGGGGCCCGAGATGCGCAGCACCGGCGAGGTCATGGGTATCGACGCCAGCTTCGGCCTGTCGTTTGCAAAGGCTCAGCTCGCGGCCGGTGATGCGCTGCCCGACAGCGGCACGGTGTTCTTCTCGCTCGCCGATCGCGACAAGGCCATGGGGCTGCAGGCCGCCCATCTGCTGGTCGACCTGGGCTTCGAGATCGTGGCCACCGAGGGCACGGCGGCGTTCCTGGCCGACAACGGCGTGGCCGTCGCCGACACGGTGGCCAAGATCCACGACGACGGCGTCACCACCGAAGGCCTCGACGCCGTGCAGCTGATAGAGGCCGACAAGGTTCAGCTGGTGGTGAACACCCCACGGGGCAGGGGCACCCGCGCCGACGGGTATCGCATCCGCACCGCCGCCACGGCCGCCGGCATTCCGTGTCTGACCACCGTGGCGGCCGCCAAGGCCGCAGCGCTGGGAATGCACGAGCGGCGCAACAGCGAGCTGGTGGTGCGCAGCCTTCAGGAGATCCATGGCGCGTCCTGATCGATCCTTTCTGAAGCGACTCGCCTCGCGGTCGGCGGGCGGCACCGTCGACCTGCGCACGGCCGTGGGCGGAGTCGAGCTGGTGGCGCCCGTCATGACCGCGTCGGGCACTGCCGGCCACGGTGCCGAGTTGGGCGCGTTTCAGGATCTGTCGGCGTTGGGTGCTGTTGTGGTCAAGTCGCTGTCGGCCGAGCCATGGGCCGGCAACCCGGCGCCCAGGGTGCACGAGACCGCGTCAGGGATGATCAACTCGGTGGGCCTGCAGAATCCAGGGTCGAGGCCTGGTGCCGAGACGAACTGCCCGAACTGCTGGATGCTGGCGCCACGGTGGTTGCTTCGATCTGGGGTCGCACCATCGACGAATACAGACGCGCAGCCCAGATATTGGCCGGGGTGAATGGAGTGCTGGCGCTCGAGGTCAACGTCAGCTGCCCCAACCTCGAGGATCGCCGAAAGATGTTCGCTCACTCGTGCGACAGCGCAGCCGCCGTGGTCGACGCCACGAGGGTCGCCGGGTTGCCGCTTTGGGCCAAGCTGAGCCCCAACGTCACCGACGTCACCGAGATTGCGGCGGCGGTTCAAGAGGCCGGCGCCGATGCCGTGACCCTGGCCAACACGGTCATGGGCATGGTCATCGACACCCAGACCCGTCGGCCGGTGTTGGGTGGCGGGGGAGGTGGCATGTCGGGCCCCGGCATCCGCCCCGTCAATGTTCGAGCGGTGTACGAAACCCGCATCGCCTGCCCCGACCTGTCCATCATCGGCGTGGGCGGCGTAGCCAAGGCCGAACATGCTGTCGAGTACCTGCTCGCCGGTGCCTCGGCCGTTCAAGTGGGCACAGCGTCCTTCGCCGACCCTGCAGCCTGCACTGCGGTCGTCGATGACCTGCGGCGGTGGTGCGCCCAGCACGGCATCACATCCACCGCAGAGCTCACCAATGGTGCCCATCGGTGAGCCGCCCTCGACCTGCCGGATCGTCCGACCCGTTCTCGAACACCGGTGTTCCGGCGGCGTCAGACGACGCGCATACACCGGTGTTCGTTCGGAAGGGACGATTGTCGACCCGACCGCAGATTCGCGATACCCATTAGGTGCAGCACGTGTCGGCCGACGGGCCCGCCAGAGACACCATTTCCCCCGGGGAGCAACCCAAAATGACAGAGGCAACACCAACAGCAGTCGACGTACGCGATCGTCTGGCGCTGGCACTAGATGTCGATGACATCGTCGCCGCCACCCGCATCGCCCGCCAGATGCAGCCCTACTTCGGGGTCGCCAAGGTGGGCCTCGAGCTGTTCAGCGCCTACGGACCCGATGCTGTAGGTGCCCTGGCCGACCTGGGATACGAGGTGTTCCTCGACGTCAAGCTCCACGACATCCCCAACACCGTCGAGAAGGCCTCGCGTGTTCTGGGTGCGCTGGGCGTGCGATACCTGACGCTGCACGCCTTCGGCGGACCCACGATGCTTCGTGCCGGCGTCGAGGGCCTCGCCACCGGCGCCGAACGCGCCGGGCTCCCCGCACCCACCGCCCTGGCCGTGACCATTCTCACCAGCGACGGCGACGCCCCGCCGCACATCTTGCCCAAGCGGGTTCAGGTGGCACTCGAAGGTGGCTGCGGAGGCATCGTGTGTGCCGCATCTGATGTCCGCGAGGCCAGGCAATATGCGCCGAGGCTCGACATGGTCGTTCCGGGGATTCGCCCGGCCGGAACATCGGCTCACGACCAGGCCAAGGTCGCAACCCCGGCCGAGGCCATCACCTCCGGTGCCGACCTACTGGTGATCGGTCGTGCCGTCACAGCAGCCGACGATCCGGTGGCGGCCGCGGAAGCCATCTCCGAGGAAGTCCGGCAGGCTGTCTCGTAGGTGCTAGTTCGCGACACCTTCGGTGTCGCTCATACGCACACTGGTCTCGCCGCTCGTCGGTGCGTGAGGCCTCAGGCGGAACGGCGCTAACCTGTCTCCATGACGACACCCCCGTCCCTCAGCCCCGAACAGCGGCAGGCTGCCCTGGCAAAAGCCGCAGAAGCTCGCCGGGTCAGGTCCGAGGTCAAGTCCAAGCTCAAGATGCAGATGTTGACCCTCGAAGAGATCCTGGCCCAGGCCGACGAGGACGAGATCATCGCCAAGCTCAAGGTTCTCGCGGTGCTCGAGTCACTTCCCGGTGTCGGGAAGGTCAAGGCCAGGCGGGCCATGGAAGACATCGGTATCTCCGAAAACCGCCGCCTTCGCGGCCTCGGCTCTGAACAACGACGATCGCTGGTCGAGCAATTCGGTGCCGGGAGCTGACCAAACCCGCTCGTCGACCTTCGTTATCTGCGGAGCCGGTGGCGCGGGCAAGGGTTCCATCGTCGCCGAACTGATCCAGCGCGACCCATCTCTGTGGCTGAGCCGCTCGTGGACCACGCGTCCGCGTCGCGACGGCGAACCCGAAACGGCGTATGTCTTCGTCAACCGCGACGACTTCGAGGCACGCATCGCCGCAGGGGGCTTCCTCGAGTGGGCCCAGTTCTTCGACCACCTTTACGGAACCCCGATGCCCGAGGCGCCGGCGGGTTGTGACGTGGTGCTCGAGATCGACGTGCAGGGTGCGATCCAGGTTCGAGAAGTCGACCCCGGTGCTGTCGTGGTTTTGGTGTTGCCGCCCAGCCGGGCAGAACAGCGCAGACGGATGCAGCATCGCGGCGACAGCGACGAGCACGTTGCCAAACGTCTGGCGAAGTCCGATGCCGAAGAAGAGATCGGTCGCACCCTGGCCGATCTCATAATCGTCAACGACGACCTGGACCGAGCCGTCAGTGAGGTCGAGGCTCTCATCACAGAGCACCGTGCCGGGCCCGCGACCGACTAGAATCAGACTTCGCCCAAAACCGCATGGCCGCGGTCTTTCCCGGACCGCAGGGCTGGCCTCGAGATTGGCAAGGTCGAAAGATGGCTCAAGACGAAGACACGATGATCAACCCTCACGTCGAGGAACTTCTCGAGAAGGTCGACTCGAAGTTCACACTCGTCACCCTCGCCGCCCGCCGGGCGCGTCAGATCAACTCGTACTTCGGTCAGCTCGGCGATGGCATGGGCAAGGCTGTGCCCCCGCAGATCACCAGCACCGCCCGCAAGCCTTT
Above is a genomic segment from Acidimicrobiales bacterium containing:
- the mihF gene encoding integration host factor, actinobacterial type, encoding MTTPPSLSPEQRQAALAKAAEARRVRSEVKSKLKMQMLTLEEILAQADEDEIIAKLKVLAVLESLPGVGKVKARRAMEDIGISENRRLRGLGSEQRRSLVEQFGAGS
- the carA gene encoding glutamine-hydrolyzing carbamoyl-phosphate synthase small subunit, whose protein sequence is MITETQLVLADGTIFEGEAIGAPAEIASGEVVFNTVLSGYQEVITDPSYAGQIITFTYPHIGNYGTAGFDDEARKPFCRGVIIREMARRRSNWRSDDHLDAFLRKHGVAAIGGVDTRRLTRHIRDAGAMPGAFGTADTDTLLAAARAETGTAGIDLVSVVTTDQPYTVGNGPRKVVCYDLGVKSTMLRYLGDIATVTVVPADTPAAEVLAMQPDGVFLSNGPGDPEEAGAIVTELPKLIGQVPIFGICLGHQVLSLALGGRTFKMKFGHHGGNVPVQDIRTGKVEITSQNHNFAVEAGSVPGVTETHVCLNDGALEGLVVDDAPAFSVQYHPEAGPGPHDSRYLFDEFAELMDSWNPGDKNGAN
- a CDS encoding guanylate kinase; the encoded protein is MPGADQTRSSTFVICGAGGAGKGSIVAELIQRDPSLWLSRSWTTRPRRDGEPETAYVFVNRDDFEARIAAGGFLEWAQFFDHLYGTPMPEAPAGCDVVLEIDVQGAIQVREVDPGAVVVLVLPPSRAEQRRRMQHRGDSDEHVAKRLAKSDAEEEIGRTLADLIIVNDDLDRAVSEVEALITEHRAGPATD
- the pyrF gene encoding orotidine-5'-phosphate decarboxylase produces the protein MTEATPTAVDVRDRLALALDVDDIVAATRIARQMQPYFGVAKVGLELFSAYGPDAVGALADLGYEVFLDVKLHDIPNTVEKASRVLGALGVRYLTLHAFGGPTMLRAGVEGLATGAERAGLPAPTALAVTILTSDGDAPPHILPKRVQVALEGGCGGIVCAASDVREARQYAPRLDMVVPGIRPAGTSAHDQAKVATPAEAITSGADLLVIGRAVTAADDPVAAAEAISEEVRQAVS
- the rpoZ gene encoding DNA-directed RNA polymerase subunit omega; this translates as MAQDEDTMINPHVEELLEKVDSKFTLVTLAARRARQINSYFGQLGDGMGKAVPPQITSTARKPLSIAFQEIGADKISYEPVDPDELDAADWGANVDPVLALLEGGGDLEPETESDAESAEDAED
- the carB gene encoding carbamoyl-phosphate synthase large subunit translates to MPRRDDIQSILIIGSGPIVIGQACEFDYSGTQACRVLREEGYRVILANSNPATIMTDPDFADATYVEPLDAEVLTKIIEKERPDAVLPTLGGQTALNLAMELDQAGVFERFGVEMIGASKEAISTAEDRDNFKIAMTEIGLESARSAIAHDMEQARAAMEEIGLPIIIRPAYILGGKGTGFAHTPEEFEKVAAHGLEASPIGEILIEQSIKGWKEYELEVMRDHADNCVIICSIENVDPMGVHTGDSITVAPAQTLSDVEYQQMRDAAFACIRRVGVETGGSNVQFAVNPKTGEQIIIEMNPRVSRSSALASKATGFPIAKIAARLAVGYTLDEITNDITEKTPASFEPSIDYVVTKIPRWAFEKLPGASGVLGPQMQSVGEAMSIGRTFPESLQKGIRSLEQGRFGLNGDPGENDYPELSDDQLLAQACIPTPDRIFQLEVLLRRGMSIDEIHEATGVDPWFLDQMSMITEERAAIEQTGFDGMNRRAWRRAKRLGFSDVQLGYLLGKTEAEIRAARLAQGVKATFKTVDTCAAEFDARTPYHYSTYEDEDEVRPGTKPRVMILGSGPNRIGQGIEFDYCCVHASFTLAEAGFETVMVNCNPETVSTDYDTSDRLYFEPLTYEDVLNVIEAEDPVGIVVSLGGQTPLKLANDLPPELIFGTSPESIDLAEDRERWNSLCAQLEIPQPPGGTAVTVEEAVAICERIGYPALVRPSYVLGGRAMTIVYGEDKLRDAMAELAGFGSLGREGGLSADRPVLIDRFLEDAVEVDVDSIRDRTGDWVLGGIMEHVEEAGVHSGDSACAIPPQSLSRQTLDVIEDYARKLAERLEVIGLLNVQFAVKQGQVFVIEANPRASRTVPFVAKATGVQLAKVAARVMAGATLDELRQDGLLTDAIRQGHVAVKEAVLPFTRFPDVDTVLGPEMRSTGEVMGIDASFGLSFAKAQLAAGDALPDSGTVFFSLADRDKAMGLQAAHLLVDLGFEIVATEGTAAFLADNGVAVADTVAKIHDDGVTTEGLDAVQLIEADKVQLVVNTPRGRGTRADGYRIRTAATAAGIPCLTTVAAAKAAALGMHERRNSELVVRSLQEIHGAS